A window of the Thermodesulfovibrionia bacterium genome harbors these coding sequences:
- the nuoF gene encoding NADH-quinone oxidoreductase subunit NuoF, with protein MQNYRANIMMCAGTGCVACNALKVKDALVDELKKQGLENEIQIVLTGCNGFCSNAPIMSVQPEGIFYQKLKIEDIPLIVEEHLLKGRPVEKLMYREPEAKTSVPLMNDIPFFKLQVLRALRNKGMIDPENIEDYISRDGYQGTAKALLELTPEEIIKIMKDSGLRGRGGAGFPTGLKWEFCSKVISDTKYILCNGDEGDPGAFMDRSVMEADPHVVLEGMIIAGKAIGATKGYIYVRAEYPLAVKRLQLAIDQAKEAGLLGDNILNSGFSLDIEIYLGSGAFVCGEETALMRSLEGKRGMPRPRPPFPAFKGLWDKPTVLNNVETYANVPQIIINGADWFKQLGTPKSTGTKVFALTGAINNIGLIEVPMGIPLRTVIFDIGGGIKKGRKYKAVQLGGPSGGCIPESLLDTPVDYESINATGAIVGSGGMVVMDDTNCMVNVAKFFLEFTADESCGKCPPCRIGTKVMLDKLIDITEGRGKESDIDLLLDLSHDIINTSLCGLGQTAPNPILTTIKYFKHEYESHIIDGWCKSGVCKELSTFYIDPELCKGCGLCLKACPKGAITGEKKQPHKIDNDLCIKCRSCYIACPAKFGALKIGPGNMFAQSKK; from the coding sequence ATGCAGAATTACAGGGCCAACATAATGATGTGCGCAGGAACGGGTTGTGTTGCCTGCAATGCCCTAAAGGTCAAAGATGCCCTTGTTGATGAACTCAAAAAACAGGGGCTGGAGAACGAGATACAGATAGTCCTTACCGGCTGCAACGGCTTCTGCTCCAATGCGCCGATAATGTCTGTACAACCTGAAGGCATCTTTTATCAAAAACTCAAGATCGAAGATATCCCCCTGATAGTAGAAGAGCATCTTCTCAAAGGCCGGCCTGTTGAAAAGTTAATGTATAGAGAGCCTGAGGCAAAGACCTCTGTTCCTCTGATGAATGACATCCCCTTCTTCAAACTCCAGGTTCTGAGGGCACTTAGAAATAAAGGCATGATAGACCCTGAGAATATCGAGGATTACATATCAAGAGACGGCTATCAGGGAACAGCAAAGGCGCTTCTTGAGCTGACCCCGGAAGAGATAATCAAGATCATGAAAGACTCCGGGCTCAGAGGCAGGGGCGGAGCAGGGTTTCCGACAGGGCTTAAATGGGAGTTCTGCTCAAAAGTAATATCTGATACCAAATACATCCTCTGTAACGGTGATGAGGGCGACCCCGGGGCATTCATGGACAGAAGCGTCATGGAGGCTGACCCTCACGTTGTGCTTGAGGGCATGATAATTGCCGGAAAAGCGATAGGCGCAACTAAAGGGTACATATATGTAAGGGCAGAGTACCCGCTTGCCGTAAAAAGGCTACAGCTTGCCATAGACCAGGCTAAAGAGGCGGGCCTTCTTGGAGATAACATACTCAACAGCGGATTCAGCCTTGATATAGAGATATACCTCGGCTCAGGCGCCTTTGTCTGCGGTGAAGAGACAGCGCTCATGCGTTCACTTGAGGGCAAGCGCGGCATGCCGAGGCCCAGGCCGCCATTCCCCGCTTTTAAGGGACTCTGGGATAAGCCGACAGTGCTTAATAATGTTGAGACATATGCAAACGTTCCGCAGATAATCATAAACGGAGCCGACTGGTTCAAACAGTTAGGAACTCCAAAGAGCACCGGCACAAAGGTCTTTGCGCTTACAGGCGCTATCAATAACATAGGGCTTATTGAAGTGCCGATGGGCATACCTTTAAGAACCGTCATATTTGATATTGGCGGAGGAATTAAAAAGGGGCGGAAGTATAAGGCAGTCCAGCTTGGAGGGCCGTCAGGCGGATGCATACCTGAGAGCCTTTTAGACACGCCTGTTGACTATGAATCCATCAATGCCACAGGAGCGATAGTAGGCTCAGGCGGAATGGTCGTTATGGACGATACGAACTGCATGGTCAATGTCGCAAAGTTCTTCCTTGAGTTCACTGCTGACGAATCGTGCGGCAAATGCCCCCCATGCAGGATAGGTACAAAGGTGATGCTGGATAAACTTATAGACATTACTGAAGGACGGGGAAAAGAGAGCGACATAGACCTTCTCCTTGACCTCTCTCATGATATCATCAACACCTCGCTCTGCGGGCTCGGACAGACAGCTCCAAACCCTATACTCACGACCATAAAATACTTCAAGCATGAATATGAGTCACATATAATAGACGGCTGGTGCAAGTCAGGGGTCTGCAAAGAACTCTCAACCTTTTATATAGACCCTGAGCTCTGCAAAGGCTGCGGCCTGTGTCTCAAGGCATGCCCCAAAGGCGCCATAACAGGTGAAAAGAAACAGCCTCACAAGATAGATAACGATCTCTGTATAAAGTGCCGCTCATGCTATATCGCATGCCCGGCCAAGTTCGGGGCATTAAAGATAGGCCCGGGCAATATGTTTGCGCAAAGCAAAAAATAG
- a CDS encoding (2Fe-2S) ferredoxin domain-containing protein, protein MAKLTIDDLKKIKEKHQSTFTLREGGYRAKVTVHMGTCGIAAGARAIINTLMAEIEKSGTSDIIVTTSGCAGLCSSEPMVTIDILGHPPVKYKALNEEKMQEIFKEHIMGGNIVEKYALVIGSETTY, encoded by the coding sequence ATGGCCAAACTGACGATAGACGACCTGAAGAAGATAAAAGAGAAACACCAGTCTACCTTTACGCTCAGAGAAGGCGGCTACAGGGCAAAGGTGACTGTACATATGGGTACATGCGGTATCGCTGCCGGTGCAAGGGCTATTATTAACACGCTTATGGCGGAGATAGAAAAAAGCGGCACGTCAGACATAATTGTCACTACTTCAGGATGCGCCGGGCTCTGCAGCAGTGAGCCGATGGTCACCATAGATATACTTGGCCATCCGCCTGTCAAATATAAGGCGCTGAACGAAGAAAAGATGCAGGAGATATTCAAGGAACATATTATGGGCGGCAATATCGTTGAAAAATACGCTCTGGTCATAGGAAGCGAAACAACCTACTAA
- a CDS encoding NAD(P)H-dependent oxidoreductase subunit E, with protein MTHNGKILIVDDEPDVLKSCENILRHEGYTIDSAGSGPEAIDFLQKNEYDIVFTDIEMPEDSGIEVIRWINNSKPGTGVVAIADNPTQDSIRETLKLGIVDYLPKPFTQPVLIDAAFKAVSFMRERRSYEKSSEEEAMAAKEKEIAAKSDELDKIIANHRDTPGGLIPILQQAQELIGYLPASVQRKIARGINIPVAEVHGVVSFYSFFSMKPKGRHVIKVCLGTACYVKRAEEIMEKLKEALGINVEEITKDNRFSLESVRCLGACGLAPVVVVDHDTHASVNPVKTAEILAAYE; from the coding sequence ATGACGCATAACGGCAAGATCCTGATAGTTGATGATGAACCGGACGTTCTGAAGAGCTGCGAGAATATCCTCAGGCATGAGGGCTACACTATCGACAGCGCAGGAAGCGGGCCGGAGGCGATCGATTTCCTTCAGAAGAATGAATACGATATCGTCTTCACTGATATTGAAATGCCTGAAGACAGCGGCATTGAAGTCATAAGATGGATCAATAATTCAAAGCCCGGCACAGGCGTAGTCGCTATCGCAGACAATCCCACGCAGGATTCCATAAGGGAAACACTCAAACTCGGCATTGTTGATTATCTCCCGAAGCCCTTTACCCAGCCGGTACTTATTGATGCCGCATTCAAGGCGGTAAGCTTTATGAGGGAGAGGAGATCATACGAAAAAAGTTCTGAAGAAGAGGCTATGGCTGCCAAAGAAAAAGAGATAGCTGCCAAGTCTGATGAGCTTGATAAGATAATCGCCAATCATCGTGATACTCCCGGAGGCCTCATCCCTATTCTTCAGCAGGCCCAGGAACTCATAGGTTATCTGCCTGCCTCTGTGCAGCGGAAGATAGCAAGAGGGATCAATATCCCTGTGGCAGAAGTGCATGGGGTGGTCTCATTCTATTCCTTCTTCAGCATGAAACCCAAGGGCAGGCATGTGATAAAGGTCTGCCTTGGAACGGCATGCTATGTTAAAAGGGCTGAAGAGATCATGGAGAAGCTCAAGGAAGCATTGGGTATAAATGTCGAAGAGATCACAAAAGACAACCGGTTCTCGTTGGAAAGCGTCAGATGCCTCGGCGCGTGCGGGCTTGCTCCGGTTGTTGTTGTTGACCATGATACACACGCTTCAGTCAACCCGGTCAAGACCGCGGAGATACTTGCCGCATATGAGTGA
- a CDS encoding ATP-binding protein, with translation MRDLSLHILDIAENSINAGADKILIRIKEDVPKDILMIEVRDNGKGMDKETLLNASDPFFSTKKVRGNIGLGIPLLKQMAEECGGKVEIETGEGIGTSITASFRHGHIDRKPLGDIGSTISTLIYCHPAINFRYEHDRDGDIYSLDTEELREELGDVPLNSTEVIKFIKNSINSWLNNT, from the coding sequence ATGAGAGACCTCTCACTTCATATACTCGACATCGCTGAGAACTCTATCAATGCCGGGGCTGATAAAATCCTGATAAGGATCAAAGAGGATGTGCCTAAAGATATCCTGATGATTGAGGTCAGGGATAACGGGAAAGGCATGGACAAAGAGACGCTTCTTAATGCTTCAGACCCATTCTTCTCGACAAAAAAAGTGCGCGGCAATATCGGGCTGGGAATCCCGCTCCTTAAGCAGATGGCGGAAGAGTGCGGAGGAAAGGTTGAAATTGAGACTGGTGAAGGAATAGGCACTTCCATTACAGCCTCGTTCCGGCATGGCCACATAGACAGAAAGCCTCTTGGAGACATCGGCAGCACAATATCAACGCTTATCTACTGCCACCCTGCGATAAATTTCAGATATGAGCACGACCGTGACGGAGATATATACAGCCTGGATACCGAAGAACTGAGGGAAGAGCTTGGCGATGTGCCTCTTAACTCTACGGAAGTCATAAAATTTATTAAAAACAGTATTAACTCGTGGCTAAACAATACATAA
- a CDS encoding PHP domain-containing protein translates to MLKQFKADLHIHTCLSPCADIEMSPKAIVKTAHERGIDIIAVTDHNSAENAEAVIRSAQGSGLTVFCGMEVCTVEEVHVLALFEKPEGIMKLQEWVYNKLMPGKNDPEIFGEQVIADEEDDVLGFNDRLLISATGITAKSLVDTVHSLNGIAIASHIDRDGFGIISQLGFIPDDCMLDALEFSSQISFDKANELYGNYSNFTWVSSSDAHRLDDIGKRTTVFTMQAPTFTELTYALKNINGRKAVWR, encoded by the coding sequence ATGCTGAAGCAATTCAAAGCTGACCTGCACATACATACCTGTCTTTCGCCATGCGCAGATATTGAGATGTCTCCTAAGGCTATTGTTAAAACCGCCCATGAGAGAGGCATTGATATAATTGCCGTCACAGACCACAACTCTGCTGAAAACGCCGAAGCCGTAATACGCTCCGCACAAGGAAGCGGGCTGACTGTGTTTTGCGGCATGGAGGTATGTACCGTAGAAGAGGTGCACGTACTCGCCCTTTTTGAAAAGCCCGAAGGCATCATGAAGCTTCAGGAGTGGGTTTATAATAAACTCATGCCCGGCAAGAATGACCCTGAAATTTTCGGAGAGCAGGTGATCGCTGACGAAGAGGATGATGTTCTCGGCTTCAATGACAGGCTGCTGATATCAGCAACAGGCATTACCGCAAAATCGCTTGTAGATACCGTCCATAGCCTCAACGGCATCGCAATAGCATCTCATATCGACAGAGATGGTTTCGGGATAATATCACAGTTAGGCTTTATCCCTGATGACTGCATGCTCGACGCCCTTGAGTTCTCTTCGCAAATATCCTTTGACAAGGCAAACGAGCTCTACGGCAATTACAGCAATTTCACTTGGGTCTCATCTTCTGACGCGCACAGGCTTGATGATATAGGCAAGAGGACGACAGTCTTTACCATGCAAGCACCGACCTTCACAGAACTGACATATGCCTTAAAGAATATAAACGGCAGAAAGGCGGTCTGGAGATAA
- a CDS encoding DRTGG domain-containing protein has product MKLADLAEELSLKVLTYNEGTDRDVSGCYISDMLSDVMANSKKGDIWITIQAHTNILAVANLKNLSGIIVVNGREVDEETLKRADSEKVTILSSSLSAFEIAGKIYKMIM; this is encoded by the coding sequence ATGAAACTGGCTGATCTGGCCGAGGAGCTTTCACTGAAAGTTCTGACGTATAACGAGGGAACTGACAGAGATGTATCAGGTTGTTACATCAGCGATATGCTGTCTGATGTAATGGCAAACAGCAAAAAAGGAGATATCTGGATAACGATTCAGGCCCATACCAATATACTGGCTGTGGCAAACCTTAAGAACCTTTCAGGCATCATAGTCGTCAACGGAAGAGAAGTTGATGAAGAGACGCTGAAAAGGGCTGACTCAGAGAAGGTCACCATCCTGTCGAGCAGCCTTTCAGCATTCGAGATCGCAGGCAAAATATACAAGATGATCATGTGA
- a CDS encoding anti-sigma regulatory factor, with amino-acid sequence MKEDKKPDKQCGNDKAIENSCQIIGGDFSRASEVSMQLKRELIALELHEDIVSRACTAAFEAEMNVIIHAAAGWLRYYITPEKLRIVIEDMGPGIKDINLAMKEGYSTAPDWVRKMGWGAGMGLPNIKKNSDEFKIDSVVGEGTSLEIIINLDKNKGDKI; translated from the coding sequence TTGAAAGAAGATAAAAAGCCTGATAAACAGTGCGGAAATGATAAAGCGATTGAGAACTCATGCCAGATAATCGGCGGGGACTTCAGCAGGGCAAGCGAGGTATCCATGCAGCTCAAGAGAGAGCTCATCGCGCTTGAACTGCATGAAGATATTGTGAGCAGGGCATGCACCGCTGCCTTTGAGGCAGAGATGAACGTTATCATCCACGCTGCGGCCGGATGGCTTCGTTACTATATTACTCCTGAAAAACTCAGGATCGTGATCGAAGATATGGGCCCGGGCATAAAGGATATAAACCTGGCAATGAAGGAAGGTTATTCAACAGCCCCTGACTGGGTAAGGAAGATGGGCTGGGGGGCTGGCATGGGCCTTCCCAATATAAAGAAGAACTCTGATGAGTTTAAAATTGATTCAGTAGTAGGCGAAGGGACAAGCCTTGAAATAATAATAAACCTTGATAAAAACAAAGGAGATAAAATATGA
- a CDS encoding ATP-binding protein, with the protein MRNIFLHPKRSIAAKLIIATGLLIVILSFIFWFAIFLKQQKDVMSIAVEYGNSFTDFIKRSTRFSMLTLHKDAIQETLEDINTAQGVERVRIFGHSGNISYSSNKSDVGNSVSRDSITCTGCHLDTAKPSMFLPVPKKWDFYKSAEGVTTLKLVDTINNEPSCYTAACHVHPQEQKILGFIEADISLALLDETLFKQGLALTAYVLIFVLAISLFLGIINYKIVTKPVNELAKGMEHVAGGNLDYSAQIKSFDEIGILASTFNSMLKDLKAAKDQRISWTKTLEAEIAKKTEAIQRTHAGLMQTEKLASLGRMSAGVAHEITNPLTGVITQARLMKNSFPDDSPEAEGLNIIIEQAERCSGIVKNLQTFARATAPGKEAIDVNRIVEQTLTMVQNGEKFQHVKFNKDFAEGELITQGVTNQLQQIFINMLINSSDAMSEKGEITIATRKVSEGGNLFVEIEFTDTGTGIKDEDMSKLFEPFFTTKSDEHGTGLGLSVSHGIVKHLGGHINVSSTIGKGTSFYVRLPYFEKA; encoded by the coding sequence ATGCGTAACATATTCCTTCATCCGAAAAGGTCCATTGCCGCGAAACTTATCATCGCCACCGGCCTGCTGATAGTCATACTGAGTTTTATCTTCTGGTTTGCCATCTTCCTTAAGCAGCAGAAAGACGTTATGTCAATTGCGGTTGAGTATGGGAACTCTTTTACTGATTTCATAAAGAGGAGCACCCGCTTCAGCATGCTCACCCTTCACAAAGATGCGATCCAGGAGACGCTCGAAGACATAAACACTGCGCAGGGTGTGGAACGGGTAAGGATATTCGGCCATTCAGGCAATATATCTTATTCTTCAAACAAAAGTGATGTCGGTAATTCAGTCAGCAGAGATTCAATAACCTGCACAGGATGCCATCTGGATACCGCAAAACCGTCGATGTTTTTACCGGTGCCTAAAAAATGGGATTTCTATAAAAGCGCTGAAGGGGTCACAACATTAAAACTTGTCGACACGATAAACAATGAACCCTCCTGCTATACCGCTGCCTGCCATGTTCATCCTCAGGAGCAGAAGATACTGGGGTTTATCGAAGCTGATATATCTCTGGCGCTGCTTGACGAAACGCTCTTTAAGCAGGGGCTCGCGCTTACAGCTTATGTCCTGATCTTTGTGCTTGCGATATCATTGTTCCTCGGCATAATCAACTACAAGATAGTGACCAAACCTGTTAACGAACTCGCCAAAGGCATGGAACATGTAGCCGGTGGAAATCTCGATTATTCGGCGCAGATCAAATCCTTTGATGAGATTGGAATACTGGCAAGCACATTCAACTCCATGCTCAAGGACCTGAAGGCGGCAAAAGACCAGAGGATATCCTGGACAAAGACTCTTGAGGCTGAGATAGCCAAAAAGACCGAGGCTATACAGAGGACACACGCCGGGCTGATGCAGACTGAAAAACTTGCCTCCCTCGGCAGGATGTCAGCCGGAGTAGCGCATGAGATAACTAACCCGCTGACAGGAGTTATCACACAGGCTCGTCTCATGAAGAACAGCTTTCCGGATGACAGCCCTGAGGCAGAAGGACTAAATATAATAATTGAGCAGGCTGAACGATGCTCAGGCATTGTGAAGAACCTTCAGACCTTTGCGCGCGCCACAGCCCCCGGGAAAGAGGCCATTGATGTGAACCGCATTGTGGAGCAGACGCTGACTATGGTGCAGAACGGGGAAAAGTTCCAGCATGTAAAATTCAATAAAGATTTCGCAGAAGGGGAACTGATAACACAAGGGGTTACAAACCAGCTTCAGCAGATATTCATCAATATGCTCATAAATTCCTCGGACGCAATGTCAGAAAAAGGGGAGATCACTATTGCAACACGAAAAGTATCAGAAGGCGGCAATCTTTTTGTTGAGATAGAATTCACTGACACGGGAACCGGCATAAAGGACGAGGATATGTCTAAACTCTTTGAACCATTCTTTACAACCAAATCAGATGAGCACGGCACCGGCCTCGGCCTTTCCGTGAGCCACGGCATAGTCAAACACCTTGGAGGACATATTAACGTCTCAAGCACGATTGGCAAGGGAACAAGTTTTTATGTAAGGCTGCCTTATTTTGAGAAAGCATAA
- the ndhC gene encoding NADH-quinone oxidoreductase subunit A — MPSHYLPVIVILVFSVLVGMGAMVAGLLVRPRRPYAQKLEPYESGNLPIGEPRLRFSVKFYIVAMLFVVFDVEAVFLYPWAVSYDNLGIFGFVEMMIFIFILLVGYAYAWKKGALNWE, encoded by the coding sequence ATACCATCACATTATCTGCCTGTAATCGTAATACTTGTTTTTTCCGTACTCGTGGGTATGGGAGCAATGGTAGCCGGGCTCCTTGTGAGGCCCAGAAGGCCTTACGCCCAGAAGCTCGAACCGTATGAATCCGGCAACCTTCCTATAGGCGAGCCGCGCTTAAGGTTTTCTGTCAAATTCTATATCGTAGCCATGCTCTTTGTCGTCTTTGATGTGGAGGCGGTCTTTCTATACCCGTGGGCGGTCTCTTACGATAATCTTGGGATATTCGGATTTGTCGAGATGATGATATTTATTTTTATACTCTTGGTCGGATATGCATACGCA